In Candidatus Vicinibacter proximus, the following are encoded in one genomic region:
- a CDS encoding FixH family protein — MTMNFGHKVLIVYIIGALGIIFMVVLSLNIDFEMAEDNYYAKEEKMEHYLEGKRNTSNLEGGIVQLSVDQNFIVVKINPTLDTSLLKGELHFYYPPAKALDKKMEILPPANYVYSFARSEMGKGKSILKVSLETAGKFYYDEISVVN, encoded by the coding sequence ATGACCATGAATTTCGGACATAAAGTATTGATAGTCTATATTATAGGAGCCCTTGGAATAATTTTTATGGTGGTCTTAAGTCTTAATATTGACTTTGAAATGGCTGAAGACAACTACTATGCTAAAGAAGAAAAAATGGAGCATTATTTGGAAGGAAAACGAAACACTTCCAATCTTGAAGGCGGCATTGTTCAATTGTCCGTAGACCAAAATTTTATAGTAGTCAAAATCAACCCAACATTAGATACTTCATTATTAAAAGGCGAATTGCACTTTTATTATCCTCCTGCCAAGGCGTTAGACAAGAAAATGGAGATATTACCTCCTGCTAATTATGTTTATTCGTTTGCCAGGTCCGAAATGGGAAAGGGAAAATCCATTTTAAAAGTTTCCCTAGAAACTGCCGGAAAGTTTTATTATGATGAAATTTCAGTAGTAAATTAA
- a CDS encoding sulfite exporter TauE/SafE family protein yields the protein MLVFLLSALTLGLGSSLHCMGMCGPLVMAMPFQDSNGEVAISRLVLYHLGKTLSYASLGFILGSFGMGFKLIGYQQSFSIFFGAFILLIAIAPYIFKEVIRYQNGFLLRISSVTSTFLSRLSPNSIFYLGVANGLIPCGIVYIALAASVLMYSSWKASLFMMVFGLGTIPSLTVIIYSKKLISGNWGNKFKKLTLILSVTLSFLFMLRGMNLGIPYLSPKLDDKSTLNCCHKK from the coding sequence ATGCTTGTTTTCCTTTTATCTGCATTGACTTTGGGCCTTGGTAGTTCACTGCATTGCATGGGTATGTGTGGTCCATTGGTAATGGCAATGCCATTTCAAGATAGCAATGGGGAAGTCGCCATCTCTCGTTTGGTATTGTATCATTTGGGGAAAACCTTAAGTTATGCCAGTCTTGGGTTTATATTAGGAAGTTTTGGCATGGGATTTAAGCTAATAGGGTATCAACAAAGTTTTTCCATATTTTTTGGTGCTTTTATATTACTGATAGCCATAGCACCTTATATCTTTAAAGAGGTCATTCGCTATCAAAATGGATTTTTGCTAAGAATAAGCAGTGTGACCTCCACATTCCTCAGTCGATTGAGCCCCAATTCTATATTTTATTTAGGAGTTGCCAATGGATTGATTCCCTGCGGTATTGTATATATCGCCCTTGCAGCATCAGTATTGATGTACTCATCCTGGAAAGCATCCCTTTTTATGATGGTTTTTGGATTAGGGACGATCCCATCCTTAACTGTAATAATCTATTCTAAAAAATTGATTTCAGGAAATTGGGGTAATAAATTTAAAAAATTAACGCTCATTTTGAGCGTAACCCTTTCATTCTTGTTTATGCTGAGAGGCATGAACTTAGGAATACCATATTTAAGTCCTAAATTAGATGACAAATCAACTTTAAATTGTTGTCATAAAAAATAA
- a CDS encoding DUF2911 domain-containing protein has product MKKLILLLFLSISLSLSAQIQTPAPSTFCKIEQKFGLGTISIEYSRPSMKNRKVFGELVDYNTLWRTGANKATKITFTDDVMIEGKSLPKGSYALYSIPGELSWDLIFYSDWDQPGTPKNYDISKEAIRVQAIPELLTTSIETFTIDINDIKNDEATLNIKWENTGIAVKIKTDVDSKVVKSIEKVLAGPSSDDFFLAARYYFDSGKDLNTALGWIQKANTMDPKYWKLRIESLILAKLGRRTEAVEVAQRSKALAAADGNEDYVKMNNESIAEWSRN; this is encoded by the coding sequence ATGAAAAAATTAATCCTGTTATTGTTTTTAAGTATTTCACTGAGCCTTTCTGCACAGATTCAAACACCAGCTCCAAGTACATTTTGTAAAATTGAACAGAAGTTTGGATTGGGCACTATTTCTATTGAGTATTCCAGACCAAGCATGAAAAACCGCAAAGTATTTGGGGAATTAGTGGATTATAATACCCTGTGGAGGACTGGAGCTAACAAGGCGACTAAAATTACTTTTACGGATGATGTTATGATAGAAGGTAAAAGTTTGCCAAAAGGAAGCTATGCTTTATATTCAATTCCAGGTGAGCTCAGCTGGGATTTGATATTTTATTCAGACTGGGATCAACCAGGTACACCTAAAAATTATGACATTTCCAAAGAAGCAATCAGAGTTCAAGCAATACCTGAGTTGTTAACCACTTCCATAGAAACATTTACCATTGATATTAACGATATTAAAAATGATGAGGCAACATTAAATATAAAATGGGAGAATACAGGTATAGCAGTAAAAATTAAGACTGATGTAGACAGTAAAGTGGTTAAAAGTATCGAAAAAGTGCTCGCAGGTCCAAGCTCTGATGACTTTTTCCTTGCAGCAAGATATTATTTTGACTCAGGTAAGGATTTGAACACTGCACTTGGATGGATTCAAAAGGCCAATACAATGGATCCCAAGTATTGGAAATTGAGAATCGAATCCCTAATCCTTGCTAAATTAGGTCGTAGAACAGAAGCAGTTGAAGTAGCACAAAGGTCAAAGGCTCTGGCTGCTGCAGATGGTAATGAGGATTATGTGAAAATGAACAATGAGTCCATTGCAGAGTGGAGTAGGAACTAA
- a CDS encoding YggS family pyridoxal phosphate-dependent enzyme, which produces MTNFELINSECTKHNAKLIVVTKLQDPENVLKLYSKGHRMFAENKVQALLLKKELLPLDIEWHMIGHLQTNKVKQIVPFISCIQSVDSFDLALEINKQAQKVNRVIPVLLQIKISKDENKYGFDINELKRSILTDPWHLLNNISIDGIMGIGSLVSDNITTREEFQQLRTYFDEINKISIPKFKLKEISMGMSGDYKMALEEGSTMIRVGSLAFSDISLL; this is translated from the coding sequence ATGACCAATTTTGAATTGATTAATTCAGAGTGTACAAAACACAATGCCAAACTCATTGTTGTTACCAAGTTGCAAGATCCAGAAAATGTCTTAAAACTGTACTCAAAAGGACATCGAATGTTTGCAGAAAATAAAGTTCAGGCACTACTCCTTAAAAAGGAATTACTTCCCTTGGATATTGAATGGCATATGATTGGTCACTTACAAACCAATAAGGTTAAACAAATAGTGCCTTTTATTTCTTGTATTCAATCTGTTGATTCATTCGATCTGGCTTTGGAGATCAATAAGCAAGCCCAAAAAGTTAACAGAGTAATCCCAGTATTACTTCAAATTAAAATTTCTAAGGATGAAAATAAGTATGGATTTGACATAAATGAACTCAAAAGATCCATCCTTACTGACCCCTGGCATTTGTTAAATAATATTTCAATTGATGGCATTATGGGCATAGGAAGCCTGGTATCTGATAACATCACCACCCGTGAAGAATTTCAACAGTTACGTACTTATTTTGACGAAATAAATAAAATTTCGATTCCCAAATTTAAACTGAAGGAAATATCCATGGGCATGTCCGGGGATTATAAAATGGCACTTGAAGAAGGTTCTACGATGATTCGAGTAGGATCCTTGGCATTCTCAGACATATCCTTACTATAA
- a CDS encoding aminotransferase class IV: MFPFFESMALIEGKIRNLNLHQIRINQTFAYFYPEYKAHELPNLKLDNITFKHPFSKLKFSYNHSEYILEIAPYQINSIEMVIPIHQPLLDYSFKYSNRLIINHLKNKVSNSAEILIVKNGIIRDTSIHNIIFSDGHEWFTPDEPLLNGTMRQYLLLKKIITKRKISLQNLDQFNKFKLINALNSMEESIAYPIELIKTQKIL, encoded by the coding sequence ATGTTCCCATTTTTTGAAAGTATGGCCTTAATTGAAGGTAAGATTAGAAATCTAAATCTTCATCAAATAAGAATAAACCAAACCTTTGCTTATTTTTACCCAGAGTACAAGGCCCATGAACTTCCAAATCTTAAATTGGACAACATAACCTTCAAACATCCTTTTTCTAAATTAAAATTTTCCTATAATCATTCTGAATATATTCTTGAAATTGCTCCTTATCAAATCAACTCTATTGAAATGGTAATCCCAATCCATCAACCATTGCTTGATTATTCATTTAAATATTCAAATAGACTAATTATTAATCATCTTAAAAACAAGGTTTCAAATTCTGCTGAAATACTAATTGTAAAAAACGGGATTATAAGGGACACTTCCATTCACAATATAATATTCAGCGATGGACATGAGTGGTTTACTCCAGATGAACCATTATTAAATGGCACTATGCGACAATACTTACTTTTAAAGAAAATCATTACGAAAAGAAAAATATCCTTACAAAATCTTGATCAATTTAATAAATTCAAATTAATTAATGCATTGAATTCAATGGAAGAAAGCATTGCTTATCCCATTGAATTAATTAAAACTCAAAAGATATTATGA
- a CDS encoding aminodeoxychorismate synthase component I codes for MNSFIPYKEAIQKMDKLQAEGEDFLFVLNFDKTLGFCESLNKLDSNWIKYEINKKSLASKSSKAFSFNFKPVPFSNYLNQFNQVKQQIALGNTYLTNLTIKTKINTTLDLLEIFNFSNAKYKLWVKDKFVSFSPECFIEINDHQISTYPMKGTHKLLADESPEILLSNPKENAEHLTIVDLLRNDLSMVANKVKVNHFKYLDQLMTNHGIIVQMSSKISGELKEKYYNRYGTLLDVILPAGSISGAPKDKTLEIIHESEDYDRGFYTGIFGTFCNGNLDSGILIRYIEEDNQEFFFKSGGGITFNSDPILEYKEYMNKIYVPIF; via the coding sequence ATGAACTCATTCATTCCTTACAAGGAGGCTATTCAAAAAATGGACAAACTTCAGGCTGAAGGAGAAGATTTTCTATTTGTTTTAAATTTTGATAAAACATTAGGATTTTGTGAATCATTAAATAAACTGGATAGCAATTGGATAAAATATGAAATTAATAAAAAAAGTTTAGCATCGAAATCAAGTAAAGCATTTAGCTTTAATTTTAAACCAGTTCCATTTTCAAATTATTTAAATCAATTTAATCAGGTAAAACAACAAATTGCATTGGGAAACACTTATCTCACCAATTTAACAATTAAGACTAAAATAAACACTACTCTAGATTTATTAGAAATATTTAATTTTAGTAATGCCAAATATAAACTTTGGGTAAAAGATAAATTCGTATCGTTTTCCCCAGAATGCTTTATTGAAATAAATGATCATCAAATCAGCACATATCCAATGAAAGGAACTCATAAATTACTGGCAGACGAATCACCGGAAATATTATTGAGTAATCCCAAAGAAAATGCGGAACATCTAACCATTGTTGATCTTCTTAGAAATGATCTTAGCATGGTAGCCAATAAGGTAAAAGTGAACCATTTCAAATATTTGGATCAACTCATGACAAATCATGGAATTATTGTACAAATGAGTTCAAAAATTTCAGGGGAATTAAAAGAAAAATATTATAATCGATATGGCACCTTACTGGATGTAATACTCCCTGCAGGCTCAATCAGTGGTGCACCAAAAGATAAAACTTTGGAAATCATTCATGAATCGGAAGACTATGACAGAGGGTTTTATACGGGAATTTTCGGAACATTTTGCAATGGAAATCTTGATTCAGGTATATTGATCAGGTATATTGAGGAAGATAATCAGGAATTCTTTTTTAAATCAGGTGGAGGTATTACTTTTAATTCAGACCCCATACTAGAATACAAAGAATACATGAACAAAATTTATGTTCCCATTTTTTGA
- a CDS encoding aminodeoxychorismate/anthranilate synthase component II has protein sequence MSKKTKIILVDLKDSFTYNLVQLLENLGAHVYVRPYSKDVVAGCEEYDKILLSPGPGTPEDYPALFDLIHTFQNKKPILGICLGHQAIGTFYGAKLGQLAKVQHGQTVLLFPGSGIEGTLLEGISLPKLATLYHSWALKSKDFPLCLKISCTTLDGTIMGVKHKDYEVEGFQFHPESYMSEIGKDLLDKWLSFPIL, from the coding sequence GTGTCAAAGAAAACTAAAATTATACTTGTAGATTTAAAGGATTCCTTCACCTATAATCTTGTTCAATTGCTTGAAAATCTGGGTGCCCATGTATATGTAAGGCCTTATTCGAAGGATGTTGTGGCTGGATGTGAGGAGTACGATAAGATTTTGTTATCTCCCGGACCGGGTACCCCTGAGGATTATCCGGCATTATTTGACTTAATCCATACTTTTCAAAATAAAAAACCTATATTAGGAATATGTTTAGGCCATCAAGCCATAGGAACCTTTTATGGAGCCAAATTGGGTCAATTGGCAAAGGTTCAACATGGACAAACAGTTTTATTGTTTCCAGGGAGTGGGATAGAGGGTACCTTATTAGAAGGAATCTCCCTGCCTAAACTTGCTACATTGTACCATTCCTGGGCCTTAAAATCGAAGGATTTTCCTTTATGTTTAAAAATTAGTTGTACAACTCTGGATGGAACTATTATGGGGGTGAAACATAAAGATTATGAAGTAGAAGGATTTCAGTTTCACCCAGAATCATACATGAGTGAGATCGGCAAGGATTTATTGGACAAATGGCTTAGTTTTCCTATTTTATAA
- a CDS encoding carboxypeptidase-like regulatory domain-containing protein gives MKTLLLFIVYFSIFEISAQVVGVVANEENEVLAFASVYLDGTTKGTMANSEGMFELVLEPGEYRLVFQYTGYIKHYENIHYKGGRLELKVFLKESKYNLNEIVFSASREDPAYEIIRKAIAKRKLIEGNIKNYSCNAYTKGLMKILNAPQKILGRDIGNLNGQLDTNRQGIVYLSESISKLKFFKPDILQEVMISSKVSGNDNGFSFNRATALNFNLYQNTIPFGREIISPISDYALSHYHYRLEGSNMDTDGRQIHKIKLIPIIKNDPVWSGYIYIEDQKFIISEFDAYIKGSQVKQEIFDTLFLRQTHFLTEKEHQQKVQSQYFGFNAGILGFKMEGRFTIVYSEYQFDGIEDTKDKRELLEILPGANIKTIEYWDKERPVPLTKEEIFDYVRKDSIKLIKESKPYLDSMDRIANRLSLSNILLGYSYRNSYERMYFNTNGIFQFLSFNPVQGGLLDFKIKHSFYVKKMDWNKSLNSDFSVNYGFSEKKLRVQLGVNYRMDALNNRITYFKFGQTVNEFSPFGLVDRLSNSMTSLFLKVNRIKMYDEKYFLAGWAQDIGYDFRFKLNLKLSERHVLDNHTNFSFRFEEKPFESNKSAGIQDSILTITKPQLIQFSIGLRYQPGTKVWKTPTDLQKLGSKWPVFNLNLHSNYYVLGKTWVPRIDLSVRYEAGLVRWGNFIVSSYFSLIPKNSEPDIPERIYANGNPFIIYTQTADPNFFRGLQIYQIIEKNRLFSMHLEHDFQGLFLDRIPWVNKLGLVEVFKASLLSTSDYRLYKEISFGLGNIGYKAFRLFRIDWVKSYYSGAASPSYIRIGMDNFINVGR, from the coding sequence ATGAAAACACTTTTATTATTCATTGTTTATTTTTCAATATTTGAAATCAGCGCCCAGGTTGTTGGGGTGGTTGCCAATGAAGAAAATGAGGTTCTTGCATTTGCCAGTGTCTATTTGGATGGAACAACAAAGGGGACAATGGCAAATTCAGAAGGAATGTTTGAATTAGTTTTAGAGCCTGGTGAATATCGGTTGGTATTTCAATATACCGGATACATAAAGCATTATGAAAACATTCATTATAAGGGAGGGAGACTGGAGTTAAAGGTTTTTTTAAAGGAATCCAAATATAATTTGAATGAAATTGTTTTTAGTGCCTCGAGAGAGGATCCCGCATACGAAATTATAAGAAAAGCAATTGCCAAAAGAAAACTTATTGAAGGCAATATAAAAAATTATTCTTGTAATGCTTATACAAAGGGATTGATGAAAATTCTCAATGCGCCACAGAAAATACTGGGAAGAGATATTGGAAACCTAAATGGTCAATTGGACACTAATCGACAGGGAATTGTTTATTTGTCTGAATCTATCTCTAAATTGAAATTTTTTAAACCCGATATTTTACAAGAGGTTATGATCAGTTCGAAAGTTTCTGGTAATGATAATGGTTTTAGTTTCAATAGAGCAACTGCACTGAATTTTAATTTATATCAGAACACTATTCCGTTTGGCAGAGAAATTATTTCTCCAATTTCGGATTATGCATTGAGTCATTATCATTACAGATTAGAAGGTTCTAATATGGATACCGATGGTCGACAAATTCATAAAATAAAACTAATTCCAATCATTAAGAATGACCCGGTTTGGTCTGGATATATTTATATTGAAGATCAAAAATTTATCATTTCTGAATTTGATGCATACATAAAAGGAAGTCAGGTCAAACAAGAAATATTTGATACCTTATTTTTAAGACAAACTCATTTTTTAACAGAAAAGGAACATCAGCAAAAAGTTCAAAGCCAGTATTTTGGATTTAATGCAGGTATTCTTGGATTCAAAATGGAAGGAAGATTTACAATAGTATATTCGGAATATCAATTTGATGGGATAGAAGATACTAAAGATAAGCGAGAGCTGCTGGAAATACTCCCAGGTGCTAACATTAAGACAATAGAATATTGGGACAAAGAAAGGCCAGTACCTTTAACAAAGGAAGAAATATTTGATTATGTCCGGAAAGATAGTATCAAATTAATTAAAGAATCTAAACCGTATTTGGATTCAATGGATCGCATTGCTAATCGTCTGAGTTTGTCGAATATATTATTAGGATATAGTTACCGAAACAGCTATGAGAGAATGTATTTCAATACCAATGGAATATTCCAGTTTTTGTCCTTTAATCCAGTTCAAGGCGGGTTGTTAGATTTTAAAATCAAGCACTCTTTTTATGTAAAAAAAATGGATTGGAATAAGAGTTTAAATTCTGATTTTTCAGTCAATTATGGTTTTTCTGAAAAAAAATTGAGAGTTCAACTAGGGGTCAATTACAGAATGGATGCTTTAAATAATAGAATTACATATTTTAAATTTGGTCAAACTGTCAACGAATTTTCTCCCTTCGGATTGGTAGACAGACTCAGTAATTCAATGACTTCACTTTTTCTTAAAGTGAATAGAATAAAAATGTATGATGAAAAATATTTCCTGGCGGGCTGGGCACAGGATATTGGTTATGATTTTAGGTTTAAATTGAATTTGAAATTGTCAGAAAGACATGTATTGGATAACCATACAAATTTTAGTTTTAGATTCGAGGAGAAACCTTTTGAATCAAACAAAAGTGCCGGAATACAAGATTCTATTCTTACAATAACTAAGCCACAATTAATTCAATTCAGTATCGGATTAAGATATCAACCAGGAACAAAAGTTTGGAAGACTCCTACAGATTTACAAAAACTTGGATCAAAATGGCCGGTATTTAATTTAAACCTTCATTCCAACTATTATGTTCTTGGGAAGACATGGGTCCCAAGAATTGACTTGAGTGTGAGATATGAAGCAGGGTTAGTCCGATGGGGTAATTTCATCGTTTCCTCCTATTTTTCCTTGATCCCTAAGAATTCAGAACCGGATATTCCTGAACGTATTTATGCAAATGGAAATCCATTTATCATTTATACTCAAACAGCTGATCCTAATTTTTTTAGAGGTCTTCAAATATACCAGATTATTGAGAAAAATCGTTTATTCTCCATGCATCTTGAACATGATTTTCAAGGACTTTTTCTTGATCGAATACCTTGGGTAAACAAATTGGGTTTGGTGGAGGTTTTTAAGGCTTCTTTGTTGAGCACTTCTGATTATAGATTATATAAAGAGATAAGTTTTGGATTAGGAAATATTGGATATAAAGCATTTAGGTTATTTCGGATCGATTGGGTAAAATCTTATTATAGTGGTGCAGCTAGTCCGTCATATATTAGAATTGGTATGGATAATTTTATAAATGTTGGAAGGTAG
- a CDS encoding OmpA family protein produces the protein MKRLFNYFFILVALFTTSCVTGLKTKSSTEAYDSKQYSLAISLLVKEYDEKPSLGQRAILAFKIGNSYEKMGLYSKSLIWYKRSYEHGYGLTALEKYAFILKQNEDYEAAISAFGLLSEESGLPQLYQREISICKLCIEWKKKSELPIHYEVSLMEDLNDPSNNFGAIHTKEGNLLFSSDRLGVTGNEKYKWSGNFYFDLFKYNTLGKSIQQLGSNINTKFNEGSCSIDHSGEIIYYTRCAASGWSDYYCQIYTAAINRAEPEEKLDLGGGACNNAHPAIHSSDSILIFSSDRINGFGQMDLYISIKREGEWLQPQNLGETINTQGNEKFPVWHRDTLYFCSDYLPGFGGLDIFRTWRMADGRWTMPQHLDYPINSGGDDLVLSHAPGFIANDTLLDKGVLTSNRGGNGDKIFQFTLLKTSVKQKEKIQKPTYKFRVFANINFLRAEEYTSHSNNFPLDSVQIQMSDDPKDIIFNGRKTNLVLQLLPDSKYEIRASRKSYLNSSLTFTTPSIPDLSSDSTLTLNYLVTMIPFELNKEFVLQDVYYDFDKWDLRKDALPAIDKLYEAMLINPKIKIQIGSHTDCRGDEKYNLELSKNRAKSVYQYLLNRNISPERLEYIGFGETGFAMPCDCNLCTEEEHQKNRRSTFKISLLE, from the coding sequence TTGAAACGTTTATTTAATTACTTTTTTATATTAGTTGCTTTATTTACAACTTCATGCGTTACTGGTCTTAAAACTAAGTCAAGTACGGAGGCCTATGATTCTAAACAGTATTCTTTAGCAATATCTTTGCTGGTAAAGGAATATGATGAAAAACCTTCCTTGGGACAAAGGGCAATTCTGGCATTCAAAATTGGCAACTCCTATGAGAAAATGGGATTGTATTCCAAGAGTTTGATTTGGTACAAAAGATCATATGAACATGGCTATGGTTTGACAGCCTTGGAAAAATATGCATTTATTTTAAAACAAAATGAAGATTATGAAGCAGCCATAAGTGCTTTTGGTTTGCTGAGTGAGGAATCAGGTCTGCCTCAATTATACCAAAGAGAAATATCCATTTGCAAATTATGCATTGAATGGAAAAAAAAGTCAGAATTACCCATTCATTACGAAGTTAGTTTAATGGAGGATTTAAATGATCCTTCCAATAATTTTGGAGCTATTCATACCAAAGAAGGTAATCTTCTTTTTTCTTCTGACAGATTGGGGGTCACCGGTAATGAAAAATACAAATGGTCTGGTAATTTTTATTTTGATCTGTTTAAGTACAACACTTTGGGTAAAAGTATACAGCAATTAGGGTCAAACATTAACACAAAATTTAATGAGGGAAGTTGTAGCATTGATCACAGTGGAGAAATAATATATTATACCAGATGCGCAGCCTCTGGGTGGTCTGACTATTATTGTCAGATTTATACAGCTGCAATAAATAGGGCAGAACCAGAAGAGAAATTGGATTTGGGAGGAGGTGCTTGTAATAATGCACACCCAGCAATCCATTCTTCTGATAGTATTTTGATATTTTCTTCAGACAGGATAAATGGCTTCGGTCAAATGGATTTATATATTTCCATAAAAAGAGAAGGGGAGTGGCTGCAGCCACAAAATCTAGGGGAAACCATAAATACTCAGGGAAACGAAAAGTTTCCTGTCTGGCATAGGGATACTTTATATTTCTGTTCTGATTATCTGCCAGGATTTGGTGGCTTGGATATATTCAGAACCTGGCGAATGGCCGATGGCAGATGGACTATGCCACAGCACCTTGATTATCCAATCAACAGTGGTGGTGACGATCTTGTTCTATCTCATGCCCCAGGTTTTATAGCAAATGATACATTGTTAGATAAGGGAGTTTTGACAAGTAACCGTGGGGGCAATGGAGATAAAATTTTCCAGTTTACATTATTGAAAACCTCAGTGAAGCAAAAAGAAAAAATTCAAAAGCCGACTTATAAATTTAGAGTATTTGCAAATATTAATTTTCTACGAGCAGAAGAATACACTTCTCATTCTAATAACTTTCCATTGGATTCTGTCCAAATTCAAATGAGTGATGACCCTAAGGATATAATTTTTAATGGCAGAAAAACTAATCTTGTGCTTCAGTTATTGCCAGATTCAAAATATGAAATTAGAGCATCCAGAAAGTCATACTTGAATTCTTCCTTAACTTTTACAACCCCATCTATACCAGACTTATCTTCGGATAGTACCTTGACCCTAAATTATTTAGTGACCATGATTCCTTTCGAATTAAATAAGGAATTTGTTTTGCAGGATGTATATTATGACTTTGATAAATGGGACTTACGAAAAGATGCTTTGCCCGCTATAGATAAATTATACGAAGCAATGCTCATTAACCCAAAGATTAAAATTCAGATTGGGTCTCATACAGATTGTAGAGGTGATGAGAAATACAATTTGGAACTGAGTAAAAATCGGGCAAAATCTGTTTATCAATATTTATTAAATCGAAATATTTCGCCTGAACGTCTTGAATATATTGGATTTGGAGAAACAGGATTTGCCATGCCCTGTGATTGCAATCTGTGCACCGAAGAGGAGCATCAGAAAAATAGAAGATCAACTTTTAAAATTAGTCTTCTCGAATAA
- a CDS encoding TIGR02206 family membrane protein, giving the protein MSEHNLYNVNLFQAYTLEHLLPVLFFTLLCVIWIKSSDKFTKIAQLRQALLFSILLAGTNIFLVIYKLYNNDLDARVDLPFHLCNFLTLIYPITLVYQSRWFFGILYFWVLVGTFQAILTPELKENFPHPIYFKYWLVHCGLVMLVLHGLFVIKWSVYKKDLINAIIGANIYLVFSFMINLAFDSNYFYSMRKPETASMLDYLGPWPWYLVSGQLIMILLFFIYFLPIHIKASKTNRIK; this is encoded by the coding sequence ATGTCAGAACATAATCTTTATAACGTAAATTTATTTCAAGCATATACATTAGAACATCTTTTACCTGTCTTATTTTTTACCTTATTGTGTGTTATTTGGATAAAATCTTCAGATAAATTTACAAAAATCGCACAACTTAGGCAAGCTCTACTTTTTTCCATTCTTCTAGCTGGCACAAATATTTTTCTGGTAATTTATAAGTTGTATAACAATGACCTGGACGCAAGAGTAGATTTGCCTTTCCATCTTTGCAATTTTCTCACATTAATTTATCCAATTACTCTAGTGTATCAATCAAGATGGTTTTTTGGCATTTTATATTTTTGGGTTTTAGTGGGTACATTTCAAGCAATCCTTACACCAGAACTCAAAGAAAACTTTCCTCATCCAATTTATTTTAAATATTGGTTGGTTCATTGTGGTTTGGTTATGTTAGTACTTCATGGGCTGTTTGTCATCAAATGGTCAGTCTACAAAAAGGATCTAATAAATGCAATCATAGGGGCAAACATATATCTAGTTTTTTCCTTTATGATCAATCTTGCATTTGACAGTAACTATTTTTATTCGATGCGTAAACCGGAAACTGCATCTATGCTGGATTACCTAGGTCCCTGGCCATGGTATCTAGTTTCTGGTCAATTGATCATGATACTACTATTCTTCATTTATTTTCTTCCAATTCATATTAAGGCTAGTAAAACTAACCGCATTAAGTAA
- a CDS encoding outer membrane lipoprotein carrier protein LolA → MMKYFVFIFAFIFFQGKVHSDPDPKATKWLKKVEKVYNSFSSLKIDLSIETKPAEQKAHFQTGTFIYQDKAFSLVLPDQELYFDGHTQYTYFKERKEVQITSSTDENAVYHPKFFARLYKSGKYDYRLDSEDSKTLTVEFIPVDKKESFFKIKIRIRKADTQMIQIQIYERNGDKIIINNKKIIANTPIQAKNFSMDPLRLKGLHVEDLRDE, encoded by the coding sequence ATGATGAAATACTTTGTTTTTATTTTTGCTTTTATTTTTTTTCAGGGTAAGGTTCACTCTGACCCGGATCCAAAGGCTACAAAGTGGCTTAAAAAAGTGGAAAAAGTATATAATTCATTTTCAAGCCTTAAGATTGATCTGAGTATAGAAACAAAACCTGCGGAACAAAAAGCACATTTTCAAACAGGGACTTTTATTTATCAGGATAAAGCTTTTAGTCTGGTTTTGCCAGATCAGGAATTATATTTTGATGGGCATACACAATATACCTACTTTAAGGAAAGAAAGGAAGTTCAAATAACTTCTTCTACTGATGAAAATGCGGTATATCATCCTAAGTTTTTTGCCAGGCTTTATAAATCAGGTAAGTATGATTATAGGCTTGATTCGGAAGATTCCAAGACTTTAACTGTTGAATTTATACCAGTCGATAAAAAGGAGAGTTTCTTCAAAATAAAAATACGCATTCGTAAGGCAGATACTCAAATGATCCAAATTCAGATTTACGAAAGAAATGGCGATAAAATTATAATCAATAATAAGAAGATTATTGCCAATACGCCTATCCAAGCCAAAAATTTTTCAATGGATCCACTTAGGCTGAAAGGACTACATGTTGAAGATCTTCGTGATGAATAA